The Pygocentrus nattereri isolate fPygNat1 chromosome 4, fPygNat1.pri, whole genome shotgun sequence genome includes a window with the following:
- the mettl13 gene encoding eEF1A lysine and N-terminal methyltransferase yields MSLLPRTAEEFSSVDYWERFFRKRGEKAFEWYGDYNSLCGVLHKYIKPRDKVLVVGCGNSELSEQLYDVGYHHLTNIDISETVVSQMKQRNAQRRPDLIFEQVDATQTGYESSSYQAALDKGTLDAMASEEEGALAGRMLTEVVRVLTVGGRYVCVTLAQEHVIKLAVEHFAEAGWAIRIHYLSQQSQDSDSSSFALAVFVLICTKFRQPPPFAVLEMCQGEDGAPYRLASVSELLSAIKERQAYALMLQKLRGGTDTLTTPSLTLCHAATGRPRYTLAVQDSLPSTKVPRANHFAIFIVPQGRESDWLYGSAEGRAQLASSAKFRRLIIVSMHRDQEYEDIQAVQSELSPMVMELAPPGMPDNQQVPFLSVGGDLGWREVVGRGVSEITGEYSVENVRGEDGHLYRRLVFMNNTQLVQSESRLQSTTTSSSAHKKKSKKKSKPPATDAAVSAGKGHTVDRGFLCCTHHEVMVAGLAVLGTEAIKNKDVLVSVLVVGLGGGGLPQFLRDFVPGVRVEVVELDPAVLEVAQTWFGFQTDDRLKVILGDGLEHISTLASQGGHSYDVIMFDVDSKDPTLGMSCPPPAFVETPLLEKVFKLLTPRGVFMLNLVCRDPSLRQSVMERVQAVFPCVFSRPVEGEVNEVLLCCRGGGEGHKPSVVPQELQQAAKSLQAVLRNSSQNAPCTPQIDISAMLKNLRVT; encoded by the exons ATGAGTCTTTTACCCAGAACCGCGGAGGAGTTCAGCTCAGTGGACTACTGGGAGCGCTTTTTCCGTAAACGGGGAGAAAAGGCTTTTGAGTGGTATGGAGACTACAACTCACTCTGCGGTGTGCTGCACAAATACATCAAACCCAGGGACAAG GTTTTAGTGGTGGGTTGCGGCAACTCTGAGCTGAGTGAACAGCTTTATGATGTCGGCTATCATCACTTAACCAACATTGACATCAGCGAGACGGTGGTGTCTCAAATGAAGCAGCGGAATGCCCAACGTCGGCCTGACCTCATCTTCGAGCAGGTGGATGCCACCCAGACAGGCTACGAGAGTAGCAGCTACCAGGCTGCTCTGGACAAGGGCACTCTAGATGCCATGGCCTCGGAAGAGGAGGGTGCCCTGGCAGGCCGGATGCTCACTGAGGTGGTCAGGGTTCTGACTGTGGGAGGCCGCTACGTGTGTGTGACTCTCGCTCAGGAGCATGTGATAAAGCTGGCTGTGGAGCACTTTGCTGAGGCTGGCTGGGCCATAAGAATCCACTACCTGAGCCAACAAAGCCAGGACTCGGATTCCTCTTCGTTCGCTCTGGCTGTTTTTGTTCTCATCTGCACAAAGTTCCGCCAGCCGCCTCCTTTTGCAGTGCTGGAGATGTGCCAGGGAGAGGACGGAGCGCCCTACAGGTTGGCATCAGTGTCTGAGCTGTTGAGTGCAATAAAGGAGCGCCAGGCGTATGCCCTCATGCTCCAGAAGCTGAGGGGTGGCACAGACACTCTTACCACACCTTCCCTCACTCTGTGCCATGCTGCCACGGGTCGTCCCCGGTACACACTCGCAGTTCAAGACAGTCTGCCTTCTACCAAAGTGCCCCGTGCTAATCACTTTGCGATCTTTATTG TTCCTCAGGGTCGTGAGTCTGATTGGTTGTATGGCTCTGCTGAGGGTCGTGCTCAGCTAGCTTCCAGTGCTAAATTTCGCCGACTGATCATTGTTTCAATGCATCGAGACCAGGAATATGAGGATATACAAGCAGTCCAGTCCGAACTGTCTCCAATGGTGATGGAACTGGCACCCCCTGGAATGCCAGACAATCAGCAG GTGCCGTTCTTATCTGTTGGGGGTGACCTTGGCTGGAGGGAGGTGGTAGGCCGAGGGGTCAGTGAGATAACAGGGGAATACTCCGTTGAGAATGTGCGAGGAGAGGATGGTCATCTGTACCGCAGATTGGTCTTCATGAACAACACACAGCTAGTGCAGTCTGAAAGCCGCCTCCAATCCACCACCACAT CATCTTCTGCTCATAAAAAGAAGAGTAAGAAGAAATCAAAACCTCCTGCTACTGACGCTGCAGTTTCTGCTGGCAAAGGCCACACTGTGGACCGAGGGTTTCTCTGTTGTACTCACCATGAGGTGATGGTCGCAGGCCTTGCCGTTCTAGGAACAGAAGCCATCAAAAATAAAG ATGTGCTGGTATCAGTGTTGGTGGTTGGGCTGGGTGGTGGAGGTTTGCCCCAGTTCTTGCGGGACTTTGTGCCTGGTGTGCGTGTGGAAGTGGTGGAGCTGGACCCGGCTGTGCTAGAGGTGGCGCAGACTTGGTTTGGGTTCCAGACTGACGACAGGCTTAAAGTCATACTGGGAGATGGCCTGGAACATATCAGCACACTGGCGAGCCAAG GAGGACATTCCTATGATGTCATCATGTTTGACGTTGACAGCAAAGACCCCACCCTGGGTATGAGCTGCCCTCCGCCTGCCTTTGTAGAAACACCTCTACTGGAGAAAGTCTTCAAGCTGTTAACCCCTCGAG GAGTGTTTATGTTGAACCTGGTGTGTCGAGACCCATCCCTGCGGCAGTCGGTGATGGAGCGTGTACAGGCCGTGTTCCCATGTGTGTTCTCTCGTCCAGTTGAAGGCGAGGTCAATGAGGTGCTGCTGTGTTGTAGGGGCGGAGGTGAAGGACACAAACCTTCTGTCGTCCCACAGGAGCTGCAGCAGGCTGCCAAAAGCCTACAAGCAGTGCTGCGGAACAGCAGCCAGAATGCCCCCTGCACCCCTCAAATAGACATTTCCGCAATGCTGAAGAACCTGAGGGTAACTTGA